In Calonectris borealis chromosome Z, bCalBor7.hap1.2, whole genome shotgun sequence, a single genomic region encodes these proteins:
- the RMI1 gene encoding recQ-mediated genome instability protein 1, translating to MSTSNIAARVETWLSSTWHVKVPLTWLEACISWIQEENSGSNLSQAQINRQVFEQWLLTDLRDLEYPILPDCILDAPKGELSGFYSIQIDSLVDVSQPAYSQLQKLRGKNTVNEEVTASTQAFQKPWEAKPTRMLMLQLTDGIHQIQGMEYQPVPVLHSNLPPGTKITVQGNIACRLGVLLLKPENVKLLGGEADALLEEYSQERVLARLIGETENPNSVGQVGRDQIVSRPVDELEQTLGPSDEELLASLDQNNEFTLNNETSLESGYCSRSNNFSTASGSLTAHNGNVLLRESGSPLPHSDEQVSPPIEYVDGILNYFPLEDDFLLEEEMQRELEEVPPVVTNRNIGLITERLPQTSRSSCNSSLNGTCEKDDVNEKDKPVEATSKQKTFGRPVFDGDGNNMGSFLQHESVHQTCSSADFSLGNPPEERQNDTDLDDSSCKSQHTSDSRLLNDDLVFFSKMDPEADQQKHDSQTFPCSAVEANLDLDSPPFTYISLLLAKKPETVTILKVKCFLVTLTGNLTSSNGSWGLKAKISDGSAYLEVDFADDILTSLIGFSVPEMNRLKKDPSLHLKLKDGLEKCQKQLIDLCCLMTIEFNPLQSKATVLILQDADARHLEQLKKRLNK from the coding sequence atgtctaCATCTAACATTGCAGCAAGAGTGGAAACTTGGCTTTCATCAACGTGGCATGTTAAAGTTCCTTTGACATGGCTGGAAGCATGTATTAGTTGGATCCAGGAGGAAAATAGTGGTAGTAACCTAAGTCAAGCTCAGATTAACAGGCAGGTATTTGAGCAATGGCTTCTTACCGATCTAAGAGATTTAGAATATCCCATTTTGCCTGACTGCATCTTAGATGCTCCCAAAGGCGAGTTGTCAGGCTTCTACTCCATACAGATTGATTCACTGGTTGATGTTAGCCAGCCAGCATATTCCCAGTTGCAGAAGCTAAGagggaaaaatactgtaaatgaaGAAGTAACAGCCAGTACTCAGGCATTCCAGAAGCCTTGGGAAGCAAAGCCTACTCGAATGCTGATGCTGCAACTAACTGATGGGATACATCAAATTCAAGGCATGGAGTATCAACCAGTCCCTGTCCTCCACAGTAATCTTCCTCCTGGAACAAAAATCACTGTACAGGGTAATATTGCATGTCGTCTTGGAGTCCTTCTGCTTAAACCAGAAAATGTGAAACTGTTGGGGGGTGAAGCGGATGCTCTTTTGGAGGAGTATTCTCAGGAAAGAGTCCTTGCTAGATTAATTGGAGAAACTGAAAACCCTAATTCTGTTGGACAAGTTGGTCGCGACCAAATTGTTTCAAGGCCTGTGGATGAATTAGAACAAACTCTAGGCCCTTCGGATGAAGAGCTTTTAGCCAGTCTTGATCAAAATAATGAATTTACTTTAAACAACGAAACATCTTTAGAAAGCGGATACTGCAGTAGAAGCAACAATTTTAGTACAGCCTCAGGTTCACTGACTGCACACAATGGAAATGTTTTGCTACGGGAATCTGGAAGTCCTTTGCCTCATTCAGATGAACAAGTTTCACCTCCCATAGAATATGTTGATggcattttaaattactttcctttAGAAGATGACTTTCTTCTGGAAGAAGAGATGCAAAGAGAGCTGGAAGAAGTGCCGCCAGTGGTCACGAACAGAAACATAGGTTTAATTACCGAGAGACTTCCACAGACGTCTAGAAGCTCCTGCAATTCATCTTTAAATGGCACTTGTGAAAAAGATGATGTGAATGAAAAAGATAAGCCTGTAGAAGCTACCAGCAAGCAAAAGACTTTTGGAAGACCAGTATTTGATGGAGATGGGAATAACATGGGTAGCTTTCTACAGCACGAGAGCGTACATCAGACCTGCAgttctgcagatttttctttgggAAATCCTCCTGAGGAAAGGCAGAATGATACAGACCTAGATGACAGCAGTTGTAAATCCCAGCACACTTCTGACAGCAGGCTGTTAAATGATGATCttgtatttttctcaaaaatggATCCAGAAGCAGATCAGCAGAAGCATGATTCACAGACCTTTCCTTGCAGTGCAGTAGAGGCAAATTTGGATTTGGATTCTCCACCTTTCACGTATATTTCCCTTCTCCttgcaaaaaaaccagaaactgtTACAATTTTGAAAGTTAAGTGTTTTCTTGTTACTCTCACTGGAAACCTCACAAGCAGCAATGGGTCCTGGGGTTTAAAGGCAAAAATTTCTGATGGTTCAGCTTATCTTGAAGTAGATTTTGCTGATGATATTCTAACAAGTTTGATTGGCTTTTCAGTGCCTGAAATGAATAGGCTGAAAAAGGATCCATCTTTACATCTCAAGCTTAAGGATGGTTTAGAGAAATGTCAAAAACAACTGATAGATCTCTGCTGTTTGATGACTATAGAGTTTAATCCACTTCAGTCTAAAGCCACTGTATTAATTCTCCAGGATGCTGATGCAAGGCATCTAGAACAATTGAAGAAACGTTTGAATAAATAA